TAATGATTTCTGTAGGAGAAGTTGCCGCTCGGGAAGCAATGAGGTTGGGTGTGTCCAATTTTGCTTTTGCCAGCGATTTAAAAGATGCCGGAATAGATTCTCCAACAGCCTTAATTGCAGGAAATGTAGTTCGAGGTATTGTTCAAGCCAATCGTTCTGAAAATTACCTGAAAGAGCACAAGTTATCGACAACCAAAAAATTAGAAAAAGTATATATGCTGGCCGGCCCTGCCTTCTTTGAAACAGCAGGTGGCGGAATTTCCGAAGCCATTACAGAAGCAAAAAAGAAATAATGAACTGGTTTCATTAATATTGTTGATCCTGCCTCCTTTTTTAAGGGGGCTTTTTGTTATTATTTTTCTATATTTAGAAAATAAAAACTGATAACTTAATATACCATATTTTAGTATGGGAGGAAATTTTGAATTTAATAGAGAAAATGTTAGGCAAGTAGAGCTGCTTCTACCTAAGCTCAAGTATTCTGTTTTACCAACTGATATTATTAAATGGTTAGAAAACTTTGAAGATAAAGATATTCCTCATGCTTTAGATATTTTAAAAGTCTTTGAATATATCCCATTCAATGAGTTTATGAATAGAATCAATAGCTTACTAAGAAAAATTTACGAAATGATTCCCATTGGTGAAAGAGCCATTATTTTTCCTTATGGAAAGGTTGGTAAAAGCGGGACTTTAGTTACTTATCCATTAAGACATACAAATTCTTATAAAAAAAGAGGGTATAAGGCTGTAACTTCGGGGCTTTTTCCTAGAAAAAGTAAACAGGACTATGATATTATCACTCATGATTTAAAAAATATTTCTAATCCAGATGATTTTCAACATATTATCTTTTTAGATGACTTTATTGGAAGTGGTAATACATTTCTCAAAGCCATTGAAGAGAAAGAGACTGAGGAATGGTTAAAAGTTAATAAGCTTAAAAAATATTTCTTATTAAGTTCAATTATAATGGAGGAAGGAGAGCAAAAAATTTTAAAAGACTTTCCTTTTGATTTAATCATTAAATCCGAAAAAAGATATAAAGCTTTTCATCCTAAAAATTCTATTTTTAATTTATTTAAAAATAATCAAGAAATTTCAAAACTTATTAAAACCTATGGGAATGAGATTTATGTAAATTATAACCCTCCTACCAAAACTCCTTTAGGGTATGATGATAGTGAGTCTTTAATATCTTTTTTTCACGGAACTCCCAACAATACATTTCCTATTATTTGGGGAGATAATAAATGGTATCCTCTTTTTCCTCGAAAAGCTGAAAGAAGAATCTCAGATGCTTCGAAATTTAAAAGGACTATAAAATATTATCTTTTATTATGTGAAAAGTTAGGGATTGATATTATTGAAGGAAAAAAGAAAATTGATGGTTTTACAGATCATCGTAAAGACGAAACGATAATTAGAAAAGAGCAGAACCATGCAGTTGTAGCTCTCCTATATTTAAAAAATCGGGGATTGGAAAATATATTTATTTGCCAATTATTGGGATTGACATTGGATGAGTTGCATGACGTTTATATTGAAGCAAAAAATAAAGGTTTGATTGGCATTGGTTATAAAGATATTACCAATAAAGGATTGGAGCTTTTAAAAGGATTAAGAAATCTATCTAGAAAATTTAGTATAAGGGAAGAAACGGAAAAAAATTTTTTAATAAAAGAAGAAAATAGTATATATATACCTTATACGTTCATGGGAATGAAATAATTTGTTAGCATTTATCTGCAAAGATTTCTCAGTGCCTTGTATTGAGAGTTAATAAAGAGTCTTTATGACAATCCTGATGATTGTATACTGTTTTATTGACAGTTGCAAAATCATATAGCAACCTATAGAAATAATAACTCCACTTTTGGAAAAAGATCATTTTCGATCAATGCTAAAAGAAAATATAGGAGGAATAAAATTATCATGATTAGGAATTGTTGGTATTTTAAATAAAATTTTAACATTCAAGTGAAGTAGTAACAATGAATTCATTCCCAATTGAACGTTTTATTGCATTAGCAAAAGAAAAAGGACATTCTGAAGATTATATCGAGGCTTGCGTTGGATATGCTAAAAAACTAATGACAAATCAATATCCAGTTCTTTTTACGTTAGAACATTTAGCTATTGCAATGGGAGTTAAGTCTAGCTTTCTTCGGTGGCTTATTGGAGATTTAAAAACCCAAGATATAGTAACAAACCCAATATTTGAACTTAAACAAAAGAGATATCAATTATTTTCAATTAAGAAGAGAAGAGGAGGTAGGAGAGAAATAATGGCTCCAGATAAAGATCTTAAATATATTCAAAAATGGATTACGTTTAATATCCTAGATAAATACCCATTAAAAGAGAGTTGTAAAGGTTTTAGACAGAATATATCGATAAAAGACAATGCCTTAGTACATGAAGGTGCATCTAAAATCTTAAAAGTAGATCTTTTGAAATTTTATGATACTATTACAGAAGAGCGAGTATATGGTGTATTTAAAAATATGGGATATCAAGGTAACCTAGCTGTAAGTTTATCAAAATTATGTACTTATAAACATAGTTCTAAATATTGGAATAGCTTTAAATCCAAAGAAAAAGAAATTCTATCTTATTATATAAAAGAAATGCCTGCAATTTTACCCCAAGGATGTCCATCAAGTCCTATGCTTGCAAATATTATTGCCTCTAAAATGGATTTTAGATTTGAAGAGCTGGCAAAGAAAATGAATTTTTCCTATTCTAGATATGCAGATGATCTAACTTTTTCAATTAAAGAGAATGGAATTTTACCATCAGTCTCGTTTATAAATAAGATTATTACAGATGAAGGGTTTTATATGAACTCTGAAAAAGTGAAATACATGTTAAAAGGGCAAAAACAATATGTCACAGGACTCACTGTAACTAATGGAGTTCATACTTCAAAAAAATATAGAAAAAAAATAGCAAGACATATCCATTTTTGTCGAAAATTTGGTGTCGAAAGACACCTCACTAAAGTTCGTGAAGATTTTTTAGGATACACAACATTGAATTTTCATGACTGGTTATATGGTCATATTTGTTTTATACATTCAATTGATAAAGAATATAGTGAACAATTATTAAAAGATTTTAATAAGATTAATTGGTTTATATAAATAAGTAGATAATCATCTAAATTAGCTAAATCCAAAAAAAATCCCGATTTTTGCACTCCTTCATTAAACCCGAGTTCATGAAATTATGTATTGCCGAAAAACCAAGTGTTGCCAGAGATATTGCCAAAGTATTAGGTGCTACCATGCCTAAACAAGGCTATATGGAGGGGAACGGCTATTGCGTAACATGGACGTTCGGACACCTTTGTACGCTTAAAGAACCTCACGACTACAGTCCACAGTTCAAATCCTGGAATTTATTTTCATTACCCATTATTCCCAGCAGTTTTGGGATTAAGCTGATTCCCAATAAAGGGGTAGAAAATCAGTTTAAAGTCATTGAAAGGTTAGTAGAGGAATGTGATGAGGTCATTAACTGTGGGGATGCCGGGCAAGAAGGAGAATTGATCCAACGTTGGGTGTTGCAGAAAGCAAAATGTAACAAACCTGTTCAGCGTTTATGGATCTCTTCATTGACGGAAGATGCGATCAAAGAAGGTTTTGCAAGTTTAAAGCCTGCAGAAGATTATAAAAATCTTTATCTGGCGGGTAATGCCAGAGCAATAGGCGATTGGCTGTTAGGAATCAATGCAACAAGGCTTTTTACTAAGAAATTTGGTGGAAATAAAGCCGTACTTTCTATTGGAAGGGTACAGACTCCTACATTAGCGATGCTGGTTCAACGTCAGAAAGAAATTGATGCCTTTACCACAGAGGAATATTGGGAACTGAAAACTAAATATCGTGAAGTAATTTTCAATGCGGCCATTGATCGTTTAAAAACATTAGAACGCGCAGAAAAAGGATTGGAATACCTTAAAGTAAATCCATTTGAAATCGTTTCTTTCGAAATTAAAGAAGGAAAAGAAAAGAATCCAAGACTTTTTGACTTGACAGGATTACAGGTAGAAGCCAATAAAAAATACGGATATTCAGCGGAAAGTACATTGAACTATGTTCAGAGTCTTTATGAAAAGAAGCATGTCACCTATCCGCGTGTTGATACCACTTATTTATCAGATAGTTTATATCCGAAAATAGAAGGGATTCTTAAAAAAATGTATCCTTACCAAGAGTTGATTGCTCCTTTACTGGAAGCTCCGATTCCAAAATCAAAAGCAGTATTTGATGATACAAAAGTAACCGATCACCACGCGATTATTCCTACGGAAGTTCCTCCTTCTCAAAATCTGAGCAGAGAAGAGAAACTGATCTATGATCTGATTGCTAAGCGTTTTATTGCCGTTTTCTACCCTGAATGTAAAATTTCTAATACTTTGGTAGAAGGTAAAGTAGGAACTATTCCTTTCAAAACCAGCGGAAGACAAATTCTGGAACCGGGATGGAGAACGGTGTATGCCAAAGAGCCTAAAGAAGAATCTACAGACAAGGATAAGGAGAAGGAAAAAGAGGAAGAACAAACCATTCCTGAATTTATTGTTGGAGAAACCGGACCACATGATCCGATGATTCACCAAGGAAAAACCACGCCACCAAAACCTTATACGGAAGCAACCCTACTGAGAGCAATGGAAACTGCCGGAAAACAGGTTGAAGATGAAGAACTGCGTGAAATGTTGAAAAACAACGGGATCGGAAGACCATCTACCCGTGCCAATATCATCGAAACACTGTTCAAAAGAAAGTATATTGAAAAGAAGAGAAAAAACCTGATTGCGACTCAAACAGGAATTCAGCTTATCGATACCATTGAAGATGAACTTCTAAAAAGCCCTGAATTAACCGGAGAATGGGAATCCAAACTTCGTAAAATTGAAAAAGGAGAGTATGAAGCTAACCTTTTCAAAGAAGAATTGATTCAGATGGTTACAGAACTTACCGATAAAGTAGTGTACGGAAAAGGAAAGGTGATTACTCTGCAGGACGAAGAAAAAGAAGAAGTGAAAGAAAAGAAAAAAAGAGAGCCTGCGCAGAAAAAAGAACTTCAGTCTTGGGAAGAAACAAAGTGTCCGAAATGTAAGGAACATAACCTAATTAAAGGCAAAACAGCTGTAGGATGTTCTGATTTCAAAAATTGTGGTTTTAAAATTACCTTTGAAATATTTGGAAAAAAACTGTCTGATAAACAGCTTTTAGATCTTGTAATAAAAGGAAAAACTTCCAAGTTAAAAGGGTTCAATGCTCATCCTGGAGGGTTGGCAGAAGGAGTACTTTCTTTAGCAGATGATTTCCAGGTACAGCTTGCTTAATAGCTCGATCATTAAAAGCATATTCTTTTAAAATTTAAAATTTTACATCATACAACATTCTCCAATAGCCCAATTGGAGATGTAATAATTCCTCTTTCTCGGAAATTCAAAAGTTTTCTGAATTTTTAAAGACGGGGCATCACCTCTTTAAGCCATTTATTTCCAGGTACTATTCCCCAAAAAACAAAATCTCCGGGAGAGCCGGAGATAAAAACACAAATGATGAAAAAAAATTATTTCGAGCCCCAAAAATAGATGTATTATTATATACAATTATGATATAAAAGCGTAAAAAAATGATAATAAATTACACCCAAAAAGGTAACGGCAAATGAGATTATATTTACATTTGATTGAAACTGAATGTCTTGCGGATATTGGGTTTCTGTAATAAAAACTATCTTTCTATAGACTTCCTGAATTGCGTTGGAGTCAGTCCTGTCTTTGACTTAAAAAATTTAGTAAAATTGGTAAGCTCTTTAAATCCTAAATTATAAGAAATCTCACTCACATTTAATTGATTATACATCAAATTTCTTTTAATTTCTAAAATCATCCTGTTAATTAACCACTGTTTTGGGGTTTCCTTTTCCACTTTAAGAAAAGCTTTTTGAAGTGTTCGAAGAGCTATCTTCAATTCTTCACAATAGGAGTCTAGGCTTAGGTGTCTGTCTAAATTTTTGTTTACCAGTGATTTAAATCTGGCCACTAAAAGTTTATCTCCACAAAATTCCAGGTTGATTTTAGAATTTATGGATATCTCTTCCGCAATCAAAAGTATGTTAAACAAATAATTATTTAATATGGTGCTTTGTACCTCTCTATAAGGTCTGTTCAATTCACTTTTTATGTAACCGAATAAAGCTAATACTTCTTCAAACCTGTCTCCTAAATTGAAATATCGTATATTCAAGGGATCATTAAACAAACTGGTTTCACTATAAAATTGAGTTTGGGTACTGTTCTGACAAAGAAACTCCTCAGTGAAGATCATTATTCTGCTTTTATAATGAACAGGAGTATCAAATTGGCAGATTTGATTCGGGGAAACAAATAAAATATGTTTTTCCTTAATAGGTATTGTTTTAAAATCAATAGTAATTGTTCCTTCGCCTTCACAAAAAAGATGAATGCAGTTAAATAATATTTTATGCGGCTGGAAAAGTTGAGTAGGTCTAGTCGATAGAAGATCAGATATTCCTTTTGTTGTGATAAAATGAAGACTATTTTCACTATGCAGAAAAGGTTCAATTTTAAAATCTTCCATAAAGTTATTTTTTTCAATTAAATATATGAAAACACTAAATTATTTTATTATAATCAGTGTTCATTTATGAAATTTTCAGACCAAAATGAGTGGGTATTGGTAATATGAGATATAATTTTAGAGCAGAATTCAATAAACAAAATAATCATTTGTTAGGAATGGGGTCAATATTAAGATTTTGAAGACTTTTTCAAAATACATTCCGTGGAGAATACGGGATTCGAACCCGTGACCTTTTGACTGCCAGTCAAACGCGTCACTTTTTTTCCATTTTATGGCTTCCTGAGATGAATAATTAATTTTTTAAATTTACAATTAAATTTGAAAACAATGACCCCAGAGAAAAAGAAACTCATGACAGACAGCTTCGGACGTTCAGAAACGCTGAAATTCTATAACGCAGAACTCCTGGAAGTAGAAACTGATTTTGTTTCTATTAAAATTCCCAAAATGGAAATGATGACCAGAAAAGCAGGCATGTTCAATGGGGCAATGATAGCTTCTCTTGTGGATGTTTCTGCAGGATATGCAGCGGTGAGCCATTATCCGGAAGATTGCTATGTGGTAACCGTTGAATTAAAGTAAACTATCTTCGCCCGGCGATGGGAGACGCTTTGGTATCAAAAGCTTATGTTATTAAAGGAGGCTCTAAAATCAGTGTGATCAGAGCAGAAATCTATGTTCAGAATGAAGGCTCTGAATCAGAAAGCCATGTAGCGACTTCATTGGTTACCATGATGAAAATAAAATAAGATGTTTTTTGAATTGTGTTTAGTAAAATCTTCCATGAATAAAGGATTTAAACTGTTTTTATTCACTAAAATGGAATGGCTTTTGCTCCACAATCCTATAAATATTAAAAAATAACGAAATGAACTTAATTATCCGCTTGTTTGTCACTGCAATAGTGGCTTATCTTTTAACTAAAATTTTACCGGGAGTACATTTTGAAGGTTTTTCTTCAGCCATTATCTTCGCCATTGTACTTGGGGTTTTAAACATATTTGTAAAGCCTGTTTTAAGTCTGTTTGGACTTCCGCTTACCATTCTAACGTTAGGATTCTTTGCCTTGGTCATTAATGCCGGAATTATCCTGATTGCTGATTACTTTATAGACAGTATGGTCGTAGATGGATTCTGGTGGGCATTTATTTTCAGTATTCTATTGTCAATTGTTACTTCACTGGCAAACTCGATGTTCTCAGATGGAGAATAATTCAATGGTAACCTATTTCAAAAATTCCGCTCAATTGAGCGGAATTTTTTATTTTTTAATAAACTTTAAAAGAACTAAATTTCCCTGTTGGGTTTTTAATTTTATAAAATAATTTCCTGCAACAAGATGACTGATCGGAATTTCGCTTACAAATTGATTCTTTGAAACTATTTTTCCACTGCTGTCTATAATCTCATATTCCTGAAAATGTTGATCTGTATTTACTTTTAAAATATCAGACACAGGATTTGGATATACTTTGATGAATACCTCTTTATTTTTCTGTACTGTTTCATGGCTTGACAATGATAAACATGATGGCGGGCTAGTAAGTACTCCGTCTGTAAAGTCATAATACAAAGTGCTTCCCATCGGAATCAAATCGGTACTGATCGTTTGAGGAATGTTTTCAAAAAGAGAGCAGTTATTAAAACGTACATTGGCATTTTCAAAATTCCGGGTTACTTTATACCATAAGTCACATGTTGCAGGCTGCATGGTGATACCCGGCCATAAGGTATCAATGATAAGTCCGTCAATTGTATTAGGGTTCACCATATCAACCATAATACAGCTGCCACTTAGCCATTTGGAAGGCGTTTTAAAATAAATAACAGCGGAAGGAATGCTTCCTGTATAATATTTTTTGCTCATTATGGCTGAGGTAACTCCCTGCCCATTGACAAGAAAGGCTTTGATTTCTTTATTCTGATCAATAGGAATCTGTATACTATTAATAGCTGAGCTTGAACTTAATGTAGGAGTGCTTCCATCAGTCGTATAATATATGGTTCCGCTTCCGGAAATTGTTGCCTGATAAGCATTATAATAATGAGTTGCCATCGGATTTATCGTGAGCTGTGAAAAAAAGAACGTCGATAAAAAGATGGAAGAGAAGAGTATAATTTTTTTCATAAAATAGGTATTAGTTTGTTTTCTCTAAAATTAATGAAAACTTATTAATAAATAAATCACTTACTTTAATTTTAGAAAACTTAAATGTTAATTTTTTCGGTAATTTTTATTTTAAATACTAACTTTGGCAATCTTTGAATTTAATGAAAGGGTTTAAGGAATCATGATGGTTCCTCATATCCGCTAAAAAATGAATATCAACATATGAAACTTAAGTACAGCCTGCTGGCTCTGGCAGCTCCGCTTTTAATGAATGCACAACAACTAATGACGCCTGAAATTCTTTGGACTTTGAAAAAAGTGGGAGTACAGGCAGTTTCACCGGATCAAGCATCCCTTATTTATAAAGTAGGACAAGTAGATCTGAAAACAGAAAAGACAAAAAACGAGAATTACTTCTTGAATGTTCTTAATCATGAGGCTTCTAAAATCGATTTTGGTAAGAAAGCATTGATCCAATGGGATAAAAATGGGATCTATGCTCAGGAAGGAGACAAGATTTATCTTTCAAAAGATGCTGGAAAAACCTGGTCAGAATTCTATACTATTGGTGACGTTGACAATATCGTTATTTCTCCGGATGGGAAAAGAATTGCTTTCAGTAAGCAGGTTTTGGTAGAAAAACTAATGGGGAAAGACAAATACAGTGATACTCCTAAAACTACGGCTCAGGTATATACCGATCTTAACCACAGACACTGGGATTACTTCAATGAAGGAAAATACAACCACGTATTTGTAGTCAATACTTCAGATAAAGTAGAGGCTGCTAAAGATCTTTTAGAAGGGAAAACATGGGATTCTCCTCAAAGACCTTTCGGTGGTGCTGAAGATTTTGTTTGGAGTCCCGATTCTGCCCAGCTTTTATATGTTACCAAGCCTAAAAGTGGTAAAGAGTACTCAACCAGTACCAATACTGATATCTTTGCTTATGATTTAGCTACAGGAGCTACGAAGAACCTTACAGAATCAAACAAAGGATATGATATCAATCCGAAATTCAGCCCTGATGGCAAATCTTTAATTTGGCAAAGTATGGCCAGAGATGGTTATGAGGCTGATAAAAATGATGTAAAAATCTTAGACTGGAAATCAGGGAAAACAACAAACCTTACAGCAGGTTGGGATGACAGCGTTTCCGGAGATGTACTTTGGGGTGCAGATTCAAAAACAATCTATTTTACCGCTGCATACAGAGGAACAAAACAGCTTTTCTCTCTAGATTCAAAATCGGCAAAAGTACAGCAAATCACAAAAGGGGATTTTGATGTAAATGAAATTTTTACAGATAACAAAACTTCACTTATAGTAGGTAGAACTGATGTAAACCATGCTACAGAACTATTCTCTGTAAACCTTAAAAACGGAGAAATGAAGCAGGTTACTGAAGCGAATAAAGATGCTTATGCTAAGTTAGCACAAGGGAAATCTGAACTTAAAATGGTGAAAACTTCGGATGGCAAAGAAATGGGCGTATGGTTCCATTATCCACCGAATTTTGATCCTAACAAAAAATATCCGACATTGGTATACTGCCAGGGTGGGCCACAGTCTGCATTAACACAATATTTCAGTGTAAGATGGAACTTTGCTCTAATGACAGCAAACGATTATATCGTAGTCGCTCCAAACAGAAGAGGAATGCCAGGTTGGGGAACAAAATGGAATGAAGACATTTCAAGAGATTGGGGTGGCCAGCCAATGAGAGATTACCTAGCCGCTACAGATTATGCTAAAACATTACCTTATGTAGATGGGGACAGAGTAGCAGCAGTAGGAGCAAGTTATGGTGGATACAGTGTATTTATGTTAGCGGGAATCCATGAAAACAGATTCAAAACATTCATTGCCCATGATGGACTATTCGATATGAAATCATGGTATCTGACCACTGAAGAACTTTGGTTTGCAAACTGGGATCTTGGTTCTCCATGGGAAAAACCACAGCCAAAAGCTTATACAGAGTTTAACCCAAGCAACTTTGTAGAAAAATGGAACAAACCGATTATGATCGTTCAGGGTGGAATTGATTTCCGTGTACCCTACGAGCAAGGGCAAGAAGCTTTCCAGGCAGCAAAATTAAGAGGATTAAAATCTAAATTGGTTTATTTCCCGAACGAAAACCACTGGGTACTTCATCCACAAAACGGATTGGTATGGCAAAGAGAATTCTTTGACTGGTTAAAAGAAACATTGTAATATATCAATAGAAATATATCAATAGAAGCGGGCTTTAGCCCGCTTTTTTTATAATAGGAAGCACAATTTTAGCCAAACCCTAGGAACCCTATTTTT
This is a stretch of genomic DNA from Chryseobacterium tructae. It encodes these proteins:
- a CDS encoding phosphoribosyltransferase-like protein, which codes for MGGNFEFNRENVRQVELLLPKLKYSVLPTDIIKWLENFEDKDIPHALDILKVFEYIPFNEFMNRINSLLRKIYEMIPIGERAIIFPYGKVGKSGTLVTYPLRHTNSYKKRGYKAVTSGLFPRKSKQDYDIITHDLKNISNPDDFQHIIFLDDFIGSGNTFLKAIEEKETEEWLKVNKLKKYFLLSSIIMEEGEQKILKDFPFDLIIKSEKRYKAFHPKNSIFNLFKNNQEISKLIKTYGNEIYVNYNPPTKTPLGYDDSESLISFFHGTPNNTFPIIWGDNKWYPLFPRKAERRISDASKFKRTIKYYLLLCEKLGIDIIEGKKKIDGFTDHRKDETIIRKEQNHAVVALLYLKNRGLENIFICQLLGLTLDELHDVYIEAKNKGLIGIGYKDITNKGLELLKGLRNLSRKFSIREETEKNFLIKEENSIYIPYTFMGMK
- a CDS encoding reverse transcriptase family protein, coding for MNSFPIERFIALAKEKGHSEDYIEACVGYAKKLMTNQYPVLFTLEHLAIAMGVKSSFLRWLIGDLKTQDIVTNPIFELKQKRYQLFSIKKRRGGRREIMAPDKDLKYIQKWITFNILDKYPLKESCKGFRQNISIKDNALVHEGASKILKVDLLKFYDTITEERVYGVFKNMGYQGNLAVSLSKLCTYKHSSKYWNSFKSKEKEILSYYIKEMPAILPQGCPSSPMLANIIASKMDFRFEELAKKMNFSYSRYADDLTFSIKENGILPSVSFINKIITDEGFYMNSEKVKYMLKGQKQYVTGLTVTNGVHTSKKYRKKIARHIHFCRKFGVERHLTKVREDFLGYTTLNFHDWLYGHICFIHSIDKEYSEQLLKDFNKINWFI
- a CDS encoding type IA DNA topoisomerase, whose translation is MKLCIAEKPSVARDIAKVLGATMPKQGYMEGNGYCVTWTFGHLCTLKEPHDYSPQFKSWNLFSLPIIPSSFGIKLIPNKGVENQFKVIERLVEECDEVINCGDAGQEGELIQRWVLQKAKCNKPVQRLWISSLTEDAIKEGFASLKPAEDYKNLYLAGNARAIGDWLLGINATRLFTKKFGGNKAVLSIGRVQTPTLAMLVQRQKEIDAFTTEEYWELKTKYREVIFNAAIDRLKTLERAEKGLEYLKVNPFEIVSFEIKEGKEKNPRLFDLTGLQVEANKKYGYSAESTLNYVQSLYEKKHVTYPRVDTTYLSDSLYPKIEGILKKMYPYQELIAPLLEAPIPKSKAVFDDTKVTDHHAIIPTEVPPSQNLSREEKLIYDLIAKRFIAVFYPECKISNTLVEGKVGTIPFKTSGRQILEPGWRTVYAKEPKEESTDKDKEKEKEEEQTIPEFIVGETGPHDPMIHQGKTTPPKPYTEATLLRAMETAGKQVEDEELREMLKNNGIGRPSTRANIIETLFKRKYIEKKRKNLIATQTGIQLIDTIEDELLKSPELTGEWESKLRKIEKGEYEANLFKEELIQMVTELTDKVVYGKGKVITLQDEEKEEVKEKKKREPAQKKELQSWEETKCPKCKEHNLIKGKTAVGCSDFKNCGFKITFEIFGKKLSDKQLLDLVIKGKTSKLKGFNAHPGGLAEGVLSLADDFQVQLA
- a CDS encoding AraC family transcriptional regulator, whose translation is MEDFKIEPFLHSENSLHFITTKGISDLLSTRPTQLFQPHKILFNCIHLFCEGEGTITIDFKTIPIKEKHILFVSPNQICQFDTPVHYKSRIMIFTEEFLCQNSTQTQFYSETSLFNDPLNIRYFNLGDRFEEVLALFGYIKSELNRPYREVQSTILNNYLFNILLIAEEISINSKINLEFCGDKLLVARFKSLVNKNLDRHLSLDSYCEELKIALRTLQKAFLKVEKETPKQWLINRMILEIKRNLMYNQLNVSEISYNLGFKELTNFTKFFKSKTGLTPTQFRKSIER
- a CDS encoding PaaI family thioesterase, which gives rise to MTPEKKKLMTDSFGRSETLKFYNAELLEVETDFVSIKIPKMEMMTRKAGMFNGAMIASLVDVSAGYAAVSHYPEDCYVVTVELK
- a CDS encoding phage holin family protein, which encodes MNLIIRLFVTAIVAYLLTKILPGVHFEGFSSAIIFAIVLGVLNIFVKPVLSLFGLPLTILTLGFFALVINAGIILIADYFIDSMVVDGFWWAFIFSILLSIVTSLANSMFSDGE
- a CDS encoding T9SS type A sorting domain-containing protein; protein product: MKKIILFSSIFLSTFFFSQLTINPMATHYYNAYQATISGSGTIYYTTDGSTPTLSSSSAINSIQIPIDQNKEIKAFLVNGQGVTSAIMSKKYYTGSIPSAVIYFKTPSKWLSGSCIMVDMVNPNTIDGLIIDTLWPGITMQPATCDLWYKVTRNFENANVRFNNCSLFENIPQTISTDLIPMGSTLYYDFTDGVLTSPPSCLSLSSHETVQKNKEVFIKVYPNPVSDILKVNTDQHFQEYEIIDSSGKIVSKNQFVSEIPISHLVAGNYFIKLKTQQGNLVLLKFIKK
- a CDS encoding S9 family peptidase, whose amino-acid sequence is MKLKYSLLALAAPLLMNAQQLMTPEILWTLKKVGVQAVSPDQASLIYKVGQVDLKTEKTKNENYFLNVLNHEASKIDFGKKALIQWDKNGIYAQEGDKIYLSKDAGKTWSEFYTIGDVDNIVISPDGKRIAFSKQVLVEKLMGKDKYSDTPKTTAQVYTDLNHRHWDYFNEGKYNHVFVVNTSDKVEAAKDLLEGKTWDSPQRPFGGAEDFVWSPDSAQLLYVTKPKSGKEYSTSTNTDIFAYDLATGATKNLTESNKGYDINPKFSPDGKSLIWQSMARDGYEADKNDVKILDWKSGKTTNLTAGWDDSVSGDVLWGADSKTIYFTAAYRGTKQLFSLDSKSAKVQQITKGDFDVNEIFTDNKTSLIVGRTDVNHATELFSVNLKNGEMKQVTEANKDAYAKLAQGKSELKMVKTSDGKEMGVWFHYPPNFDPNKKYPTLVYCQGGPQSALTQYFSVRWNFALMTANDYIVVAPNRRGMPGWGTKWNEDISRDWGGQPMRDYLAATDYAKTLPYVDGDRVAAVGASYGGYSVFMLAGIHENRFKTFIAHDGLFDMKSWYLTTEELWFANWDLGSPWEKPQPKAYTEFNPSNFVEKWNKPIMIVQGGIDFRVPYEQGQEAFQAAKLRGLKSKLVYFPNENHWVLHPQNGLVWQREFFDWLKETL